The window CTGAAATAGAGTAAGAGATGCAAAAGTTCACAGACCCGAATCCCATATATGTGCTTCATAAAtagaacagaaataaattattttccatCCAGCTGAGTATAATACTTCTATTACACATGGTAATGATGACCATTTTTAGAAACGTGCTGAAGAAACCGCTTTACCATCCTGACTCTTAATAACATCAGTTACTGCATGCTTCTGAAACAAAGaccatattatttacattagtATACATAGTATTACACCAATGTATGTAGGTTAGCAACATTACAATATTGACCAATGATATGTCACTTTTCCTTAAATATTTCCCTGGAAGTTGTCATTGATTAACTAAAAACCATTGCTACGTCAGTTAATATCTTCAACCATATAGTTCCACATGCTGTTTAAGGGATAATATGATAAATCAGCAATACATGTGTAGTAGGTTTTGTATTGTAAAGTATGTGTGAAATATAGTAATGTAAATGACATGCAAAGGGGGAGTTTTAATAGCTTAAACCACTCCCTGAACTTTCCCTGATactttttagtttgttttaggcTACAATGTAAACGCACCAACGTATGTATGACTCATtcacattcatttattattcaccattttggagaataaatgttttataatcagtatgactgttttaattaaagataattacattttaaacaatttaaataaccaCAGGTAATTGCTTCTACTCATCACTGAACTGCAGTTTAAAGCAATGTGTAATGACCATGAAGCCTTTCCCAGCGATACCTATAAATTATCACTATTCACTATTTGACAGTGCAGTAACATATTAATCGTGTGTAAAAGAACTGAAGGCATTGTATATAATCCTAATTCAATGGTAgctttatgaaatatatttactagcATTAAATCCCATCTTTGTGTTTCCATATTGAGCAAGCATTGTGGTCATGATGGTAAACAGTTCATGAATGAAGGAATTCACCTCATGTTAACTAACAcagtttatgtatttaatctgCATTGTGTTGCTGGTGTGTCTTTGTTCATGTTGAATAGATCCGCTCTGCCAGAAACTACGTTTTTACCTGCAAGCCTCCATCACAGGCAAACCTGTCTGTCCCAACCTTTGCTATCCTTTGGTTTATGAGACCGGCTTTGGAAAATGTTAACTTCATTAAATTGCAGTTatcaataatgataattaataaaGGGTTTATTTCTACCTCTCCTATGGTGGGGTTGTGGTTTTCATCTCTGAGGATTCAGCATGTAGATCCCGGATCGGTTGACATGTTGTGCTTCCGGTTGTCCCTGTTGAAGAATGATTTATTAGACAGCATATCTGTCAGCAGTATTATATAATCATAAGACCAAAATctataattatatgaataatatgcttcattcctttaaaggagaactccacttccagaacaacagtttacaaatattttttgtggaaaacttttcatgatttttctgcatataatggacttcattggtgccccgaatttgaacttccaaaatgtagtttaaatgcagcttcaaaggactctaaacaatccctgctgaggaagaagagtcctgtctagcaaaacgatcggtcattgttttcgagaaataaaaatttgtatactttttaagcacaaaagcttgtgtagctctgggatgcgtgttcatgggtcattcttgagcgattcgttcattttgaatgaatctttaatttgactcgggaagaacgagttgtctcggggagtgattcattcagtcacgcatgcgcatcatcctattaggttctgtactggaattaagGTGCGTTCACACCATATCGCCTTTCCCGGAATTacgagattccaacttgtaaaaagcgttcacgtcctcgtagatctcgtaattacaacttgtgaactgggagtcttctgagagctatgacttgtaccacatgaccgctgtaccacctgactgtaggctctgtttaggcattgatagtgttgccataaaaaagcataattccgAGTCTGATGACGTGAACAGCTCCGAGTAGAACGTGACATGTTGCCATCTtgaaattacggtaattacgatatggcgtgaacgcagcaTTAGTTCActtgtttcgagtcttcggctttttcgagtcgttcgttcatcttatggggctgtcacgtgatgctgattttgctaaaattaatgaaatgactcgaaaaaagatttgttcattttgctgaaggagacacaaaggtcagagtcggtaaaatgatctgaacttcccatcactactacgaatcacgtctaagttcattgtctgtgtactccggctcaaaaaggtagagtatggcgaaaaactccatcttattttctcctacaactttagaatcatccgacatcgttgtacctttttgtttgtaaacagcatttgacttacttgcactttcttagtctttgcacgttcgctttgtaaacactgggtctgtagttccgcctatgttccgtgtgacctttcgacgtgattcaatagtacgtgaacgcgcatcccagagcctgtgctacacaagcttttgtgcttaaaaagtatacaaatttttattttccaaaaaaaatgacagatcgttttgctagataagacccttcttccttggctgggattgtttagagccatttgaagctgcatttaaactacgttttgaaagttcaaaatcggggcaccaatgaagtccattatatggagaaaaatcctgaaatgttttcctcaaaaaacatactttctttacaactgaagaaaaaaagacatgaacatcttggatgacaaggggtgagtaaattatttgtgaattgttgttctggaagtggacttctcctttaataaaatctaaacactTAAGTTGTATATTGCACCAgcctaaaaagaaaacaagacacaCTTCACATATCATCGCCTTaaaattataaggttctatctgacatttttgtcaaaactgaGTTGTTTACATATTCTTATTcggtgacaacttatttacattatgtgatgtttcttttgtaagctgtgtacattttgggcctttttgTAGAAAACGAAAAggttctatctacagaagtctatggaactcaaaaactttgaagctcaatatatttatgtttattacaatatgtaataaacacaaatgttttgacAATCTGATGTCTTAATATGTTTCCTAAAGTTGCAAGATTTCAAACTCATAAATCATATACAAACAATGGAGccttattttcacattttcaggtAGTCGACATAATTGGGTTGAAGTTTTGCCGCAAAAGAAAatttgctaaagattacatcatttgctcactaatggatcctctgtagtgaatgggtgccgtcagaatgagagtccaaacagctgataaaacatcacaataatccacaagtaactcacaccacttcagtccatcaattagcatcttgtgaagtgaaaaactgtgtttgtaagaaacaaatccatcattaaggtgtttaaactgttgcttccaCCAAAAATATGTGTccataatgcataataatgcttcctccagtgaaaaagtccatctcctgttgtcctctAACAACAAAATCctcccacatatttgtttagagctgttttagaGCTTGTTTTCAtttggactggagtggtgtggattacttgtggattattgtgatgtttttatcagctgtttggactctcattctgacggcacccattcactgctgagcagtcattggtgagcaagtgttgtaatgctacatttctccagatctgttctgatgaagaaacaaactcatctacatcttggactGCATGAGGGTGAGCATGTTTTCAGTATATtctcattttttggtgaactattcctttaagtagcTTTCTGAAACGTAATGTCAAGgtaatattacataaagtatagtgttataaatatgcattacattttttaaaaaatgaacatataAAACATTGCTAATGACTATGGAAATGCATCATACATTTATGTTTGAAAATTTGAATCACAATGTCTTATCctgatgtaaaataaatgttttttttaggataGTGCCATGACCAAATTTCTCAGTAGATCTTTAGTTGAACATATCTCAGctacataaattaaattgttcTTACAAAGCTTGGGTAGATTGGGTTCGGGTCAGGTGTGTGTGGCATGTATGTGGGACTGGCAAGACGCTCTTTGAAAGACGTTCTCTCGTAAGGTGCTACAGTTTGGGtctcttcctttttttcttttctcctaCAGCACCAGCAGCATATCTGGAGAGATggaaattaaacattacataataTCATCACACTGTTTAAGTTGACTATATTTCctgtttataaaatgtaaatatgaagtGCTTACCAGTATTAAGATGATGAAGAGAAGCAGTATGATGATGCATGCTAGCACTAGCAATGCAATGGCCCAACCAGGAAGCCCCCTATAACCACTTTCTGCAAAAGGCATTGCTGTAGCCATCGGAGTTGTGGATTTTGGAAAAAGCCATTTAGGTGTGACTGTTTctgaatgaaaaatgtaatgcattttagaattcatttatgttaaaaattaggttttcaaaAACCATGAAGTAGGCTTACAAGATATAAACCTAAAGGTTTATTCCTCCATGTCTTCCTCCataattcaaatgaatcagATGGGAGTAAATTCATATATTCATGCATGTTGCCTGAGCTGATGATGAATACTCACCAGCAGTGTACTGTCTGTTAACTGCAAGACCGTTCAGTTGAGTGTTATTATCTATGGCCCTCAGGAACAAATGTTTGATCACAACATGGTTGATAAAAATGGTTTGGAACTGGATGGTACAATTTGCGATCACAGACCCATTACTGAAATCAAAtgagaaacaatattttgattgaTTGCAGTAACATcacccttgtgaaaaagtacacttaaaaaagaagaagaaaaaaaaaaagagcacttattacagaaataatatactttaaaagaatttattttttaactgaatttaaTGTTATCTGACACTTGcaagtaaatgaaaatgtgttataGTTTGTATTTAGGCAAAAGCAACTAGCTGAGCTTAAGAGAGCTTTTCTGACCCACTTACGTATCACTTAAGTACATCTTAAGTACATCtacatgtaatttcataattacttctgtTGCCTTTGAGATAATGATTAAAGTATACTGCTGaatactgacaagcatttatggtaaactaaaacatattttaatgtcatttcaattaaaaacttgtatgtcatgtatttaaacatatttgtaattacacatttgttaTCACAAATCTTATATGTAATGTCACATAGCACATCACAGTATGTTATTCAGCACATCAAAATGTACTTTAGTGAAGCATAACAaagattattaaataataataatgtgtaaatatacttaaagtaaatgtttaatttgtattacaagtgtcctttaaaaaaataaaaagtctacTTAAGTGTGTATAGAAACATAGTCATGAAAGTATTTTCAAGCACAGATAAAGCACACTTCTTTACtacaatttattgttattaatctatttttcaaaatcatttaaattaatacataaacacCTTCAGTGAAAGAGTTGAGATTTACCTGAACTGTATGTTTGTCACTCCTCTGTAGGTTTCTCTTGTGTCACAGTCAGAGCAGTTAAAAGCGATATCCAGCTGTGAAGGTTATACAAGATCATGTTCACAGATCTCTCTCAGAGGTAACAACAAATTACATGTGCCCAGTATGCTGTTGCTATTATGTATAAAATGGCTGCTCTAGTCAAAAACCTGGCACtgacatttattcattcataaatcaCAGGAAACACTTACAGCTCTAGCAACTGCAGCATACATGGTCTTGTATTGCTGTGAGGTTTTGTTGAGGAGAGAGTCGCTGAAGACGCGGTTGTTGATCTCCATGCAGAGGGAGAATGA of the Labeo rohita strain BAU-BD-2019 chromosome 19, IGBB_LRoh.1.0, whole genome shotgun sequence genome contains:
- the si:dkeyp-92c9.4 gene encoding mucin-1, with protein sequence MRHIRLHYTGAAFFFLLFSATGAEPYNLLKILEGLQAAPQTYPSPLYSFSLCMEINNRVFSDSLLNKTSQQYKTMYAAVARALDIAFNCSDCDTRETYRGVTNIQFSNGSVIANCTIQFQTIFINHVVIKHLFLRAIDNNTQLNGLAVNRQYTAETVTPKWLFPKSTTPMATAMPFAESGYRGLPGWAIALLVLACIIILLLFIILILICCWCCRRKEKKEETQTVAPYERTSFKERLASPTYMPHTPDPNPIYPSFGQPEAQHVNRSGIYMLNPQR